A single region of the Dehalococcoidia bacterium genome encodes:
- a CDS encoding four helix bundle protein, translated as MRDFRQLKVWEKSHQLALAIYGATQSFPRDEAYALTAQLRRAASSVPTNIAEGCGCDSDVEFRRFLQIAMRSATELEYHLILANDLRYIHTDQYQSLAAAATEVKKMLASFIVHLRGG; from the coding sequence ATGCGCGACTTTCGGCAGCTCAAGGTGTGGGAGAAGAGTCATCAGCTGGCTCTGGCGATATATGGCGCCACGCAATCCTTTCCTCGCGACGAGGCTTATGCGCTTACCGCGCAGCTGCGGCGCGCCGCGTCATCGGTGCCAACCAACATAGCGGAGGGCTGTGGCTGTGATTCTGACGTCGAGTTTCGCCGGTTCCTGCAAATCGCCATGCGCTCCGCGACAGAGCTTGAATACCACCTGATACTGGCCAATGACTTGAGGTATATCCACACGGACCAATATCAATCCCTGGCAGCCGCGGCCACCGAGGTCAAGAAGATGCTCGCGTCCTTCATCGTCCACCTAAGAGGCGGCTAG